TTTTGAATGCACTGCTGTACCATCAAGATGTTATTATGTTTAACtgctttcattaaattttctgtttctcttaaaatatttattacttttgatgTTTTAGCTAAATCGATTGGTTTTCGACCTAAGTGATCAGGCAAGTCATAAAATGATccattttcaactaaaagttTAACTAAATCGAAGTTCCCCCTTGCAGCGGCGACGTGCAAAGGCATGATCCCAGCATCATCTGAAGAAttcatattaacttttttactaaTAAGGTATTGTACTAGctcaaatttttcttctgtCACAGCGAAATGTAGTAAAGATTCTACATGCACGGTGTTGGCAGCTTGATTCAatgacatatatttatataggaGTGCCATAACACTTAGGTTTCCATGTTTTACTGTTATATGAAtgggttttaaattttctttatttaaaacattgacATCTGCTCCTTTTTTGATTAGATATGAAGCAATTTCAAAGCTCCCAACTTCAGATGCAAGATGAAGCAAAGTATGACCGTTGGCATTAGTATAATTAACGTCAAGTTGTTTTTTCTCGATAAACAGCCTGACTAATTGTAAGTTTTTGGATAAAACAGCTGATTCTAAAGGGATTCTATTAAAGCTATTTGGTGTGTCATAAATGGCTCCTTTCGCAAGGAGCAGCCAGACAATTTTTACGTGTCCTTTTGCTAACGCCAAATGCAAGGCATTATCTCCttttctagttttaatattGACGTCTGCATTCTTTTGCACCAATAGTTTGACAATCTCGTAACACCCTCTTTCCGAAGCGATATGCAGCGCAGACAAATGTTCGCTGCCTGTAACAGCATTTACGTCCAGTCCTAGAGTAACTACATCTTGAAACATAGCAACATTGCCGACAGCAGCAACTCTCTGCAGCAAAGCTatattttccttcattaaaacgtttttagttttatgtttagGGAATAATAAAACATTCAGAATATCTCTATATTCACAATCAAtggctaaaaaataaatcattccaTTATTGAGATAGCGATTTGCtccttttttaagcaaatagttTACAATATCCATGTAATGATATTTCACAGATGTAGCCAAAGCTGTTAATCCATTTTCATCGATTGCATCAATTTTGCAATCCATTTCAACTAAATGTTTAACTGATTTCAGTTGATTAGAATCCACAGCGTAGTGCAAAGCTGTGCGCTTATATTTGTCGATGACATTTACATCATTCGAAATTGATGCGAcgagtttgaataatttttcttgccCACACCTGACAACATAATGCAGGGGTGTGCACCCATTTAAATCCTTCAACAGCTCACAACCAACTTGTTTCGTAAGACTGTCAATTATCTGATAGTTACTATTTTCTACGGCTAAGTGTAAAGGACTTTTAAGTTCgttgttttgtttgttaatgTTAGCTTCGGCCTCAATTAAGATTTTCACAATGCAACCGTGATTGTTGAAGCAACTGTGATGAAGAGCAGTCCAACCCTTTTTGTCCTCGTCATTAACAGCATTAggtttcttctttaaaatgaatttaacagTTTCCACATCACCAGATGCCGATGCTACATGCAAGGGTGTTCGACCCTTTTTGTCTTTACAAGAAATGCCGGCACCTTTTTCCATGAGATATTTAGAAGCCTGATTATTGCAAAACTGTGCACTAATATGTAAAGGCGTCAGACCCATGAAAGTACAGACATTAATAGTAGCGCCCTTATCAACTAAAGTTGATATTAAATCAACATTTCCACTATACGCAGCACAATGCAATGCTGTCCAACCTTGATAATTCCACATATTCAAGGATCCACCCAATCGCAGTAAGTTCTTCGCTATTTCTTGCTCTCCCAAATATGTCGCAAAATGTATAGGTATGCGTCCAACATAATCTCGGATATTaatttttgcaccatttttCAACAGCACTTCAACACAACTTTTGTGCCGATTTCTCACTGCGCAATGGAGAGGAGTTACTCCCCTATCGTCCTGGCAGTCTATTTCTGCTCCATTCTGAATCAGAATACTAAGAACTTCGGCATGGCCCCAATCAGCAGCTAAATGCATAGGTGTgcttttaagatcatttttcctGTTTACATCTGCACCTTTTTGTAACAAATACGTCACTATGCTAGAAAAACCTTTCTCAGCTGCAAGAATTAAAGGCGTGCAAGCACTACTACTTAGATTGTCGTCGacattcttttctttcttcaacaGTTCGATGGTAACTCCGACATGGTTATGGCAAATAGCAAAGTGTAAAGGTGCATAATCACACATATCTTTAATTTCCGTGTCTGCTCCATTTTTCAGCAATACCTCAACTACTTCTTCGGAACCAACCTGCGATGCAATATGCAAAGCAGTTTTGTTGCAGACATCTTTTGCATTGATGgagatttgattatttttcagaagaacCTCTACACTATTTTTACGAGCTTTAAAGGCTGCGATGTGTAAAGGAATACGGCCCTCGACATCCATTTCTtctatacttttgaaaaataatccgGGATATTcggaaataataaattctaaagttACTGTATTTGACGCTTGACTAGCGTAATGAAGGGCTGTCCATAAATTTATATCTCTGGCTTCGATATCGGCACCCTTTTCAATACACGATCTCGCGAGATCGAGATCACCACAAGCTAAAGCGTAGAACAATTCTGCTTGGTTGCTTAGCTTTTCTAAGTTTTGCTCAAACTTAAGCTTTAAATTTGATGGATTACCAATGACGATTCGGTCAAGTTGCTTTTTCCAACTTGTAACATCTTCCATCACAAATATTTTGGCattcaaaagtattgaaatatttgagttaaaaaGAACATCGTTTAATACGTTGCCGTGAGCCAAAtgatttcttaaattctttCCGCCTAATATCGGGTGATTTCCATCACAATAAAATGGATTGTTAGTGAATTTTCTGCAAGAGTCGAGTATAGACATGATGTCCAACATAATCACTTCAATCAACAAATTTGTTTCACAAATAACTTCGgctgcaatattttttcttgaagtttCCTTCAAATCAATAATTCTTCCCATTGCATCGTGTAGGAGTTCAAGCTTTTCCTTCAACTCCTCATGATACTTTTCCAAATGATTCATTCTCCTTGGAAACATTGCATTTTTGTCACTTGTCAATAAATAGTTCATTTCAGTAATGCCTGTAACCGTGCTCATGTCATAATTAATGACacgtaatattttatagtataataaagttacttcataaaatttgtCTTTCGACACTCGAAGCTTGACAGCATCATAAACGGATGTTATGGAATTAGCAATCAGTCTAATATATTCTTCTGGGACGTCAATGCTCAACCTTTTTATATCCCTCTTGGCTAGTTTTTTAAGTTCTGGAAAATCATTCTCCTCTATAATCATAGTGTTCATAATTCCATTATAAAATAGCTCTAAATTCTGAATAGGGCACTGCTTTACAGATTTGATAACCGCTCGTTCGAAGTCGTTCTCAGTCTTTGAGTTTAGAATTTGCTGAAGATTGTGCAAAACAATCTCTTCACTGGCAGACAAACTTCCAATTGTGTCGAAAAACTGAGGtattaatttttgcaacaaCTTAATTTCCGAAGTATCATCGAAAGTGCCTGAAGAAGAAACATCGGATGACTTACCGAAACGAAGGGATTTTAATGTATGTTTGTAATCTTCTAAGCTATTGCAGTCAGCAAGCTTCTGTAAACACAACTTCATCAAGTTTCTTTTTAAGCTACGTAGAATATCAGTGACTAAAGGATTTAGCTTATTTAAATCGTTCTGCACAGAACTGTAAAAATCACAATTCAAACCTTCCAGTTCTTTTCGTTTTTGAAGAGCGTGTTCATGAGATAGAGCATTACGCAATCCTGTTACTATAGATCTTGTAGTTTTCGTTAAGGTGAGCAATAAAATATCACAGGTATTGTCAGAAAGTTTTGGTGATTCTAcggtattctttaaattttcaccGAGAACTTGTAACGTTCTCGAGATAATTAATTGCCCGTCAGTTTTTTTCGAGTCCACAGCTATGGCAACTTCCAGGTAATGTTTAATCACTTCCAAAGAATAAACGTCTCGAACTGCGGCATAGTCTTTTAGTAAGTCCTCGAATAAAGGATAAGTTTTTATGAttgctgaaatattttctttgcgCGAGAATTGTAGAAATTTGTTTACACTATTAATAGCTGTTAAGTTTGCgactttttctaaattcaaagAGAAGTGACCGAGATGTTTTAAGATTGTTGATTGGGTTAACACGCAGTTAGTGAAACGCCAAGAATTACGCCTGTAATATTTTTCGTACtcataaacctttttttctatCTCATTCTTTGCCTTTTCGATTGGTTTAAGGAAACTGATGAAAACAATTAAGCAGAATTCCATTTCTTCCCATGGCAATGAATCAtaggtaaattttaataatcgcTTTAAGACAGAAATATTCTGAATTATAAACGatgaaataaacagaaatttgtCATCTGCTTCTTTATCCATATACTCCGTTTTTAACATACCAACGCATTCTACGACTAATTCGATCCTTTGTTTGATGTTTTCCGGTGAATAACTTttactaacatttttatttttattcccttGAAAGAAACAAGATTTCAACAAGAAATATTCGACAAAGTTATTCATCTGTTCCGTGATTCGAATGTTCTTTAGcttgatttcattaaaagacAATGATAAAATATCTTCTAATTCATTCGGTTTCTTTGTGAAATAGTCATCAGGCCACTTTGATAATAATAACTCAAGAAGTTCAGTTTTGCTGGATTTTATGGCGTAGTAAAATGCATCATGATTCTGATGGTCCAGCTCACCTGGCTTGATATTTTCTCCTCCAGCCAAGGCTCGAAAAGTAAATAGCCAATGACCGTCGTTGTGGAGCAAATATTCAAGAACATTTAGTCTCTGGTATTTGCAAGCTAAAATAACAACATTTGTTTTCTTCAATGGGTTATTGATTTGTGTATAAGCTACTTTTAAGTCTTCTCTCCACTCCTGAGTATTTAAAGAACGCACCAATTTACCTTTCTTGcgtaaaatactaattaaatctTCTCTAATTCCTCTTTCTATATCAGAAAACAGTTCGATAAAGTTACAAGTAGAACTTACTTTATTGCAGTTTTCAGCCATTCTACCTTTCATAAGTACGTccaattattatgttttattatcttGTTACAAAGtcctgaaaattaataaaaatttatataaatttaactacaaAGTAAAAGACAACTAAACAAGGCAAAATTAAGGAGACATAATAATgataatctttcatttttagtaCTTGGCATTTTGTGAAAGTAAGAATTACCAGAAAAGTATTAATTtgattatgcaaattttgccTCACGGTAAAAAAAAGCCTTTCAAGAGGTTTGATTGAAACATGCAACAGTTGCAAAAATGTTGCTAACAGAATTTAGGACTGATTAGTACAATAATATTGTACGTCAAGTTATGAACTGAAAACTTTCATAAGTTACAAAGCAGTGCGTTACAATTTCAATTGGttgcatttttctttgttaaatttttcttttttttaaagttatttttatttgtctatataacaatttgttaaattacCAAACCCGACTCAATGGTTttcttttcctattatttttaattttcaaataatacgCGTATTCATTTCAGTAATAGTTTAAACCCATTTGCTTTTAAAGATGGTTTACACTcgatttttaagctttaaatccacagtaataattttttgactaaaattattaagtatttgtttcttttaaaattaataaatggcaGCACGCATTGAAAGTAGGTTGAAAATGTTTCCTTATCCGGTtgtagcctttttttttcttaaattttgatgtgTGAATGCAAAACAGTGTCTGGCAACGTGAAGAcgaaaactgtttatttatgaatttctttacattcaacgaatatttaatacaattgttagaaagaaaatttttaaaagccatGATGACTAGCTAAAGACACTGAGCTATTGTTGTGAggaactggggttcgatcc
The Parasteatoda tepidariorum isolate YZ-2023 chromosome 9, CAS_Ptep_4.0, whole genome shotgun sequence genome window above contains:
- the LOC122271263 gene encoding uncharacterized protein — translated: MAENCNKVSSTCNFIELFSDIERGIREDLISILRKKGKLVRSLNTQEWREDLKVAYTQINNPLKKTNVVILACKYQRLNVLEYLLHNDGHWLFTFRALAGGENIKPGELDHQNHDAFYYAIKSSKTELLELLLSKWPDDYFTKKPNELEDILSLSFNEIKLKNIRITEQMNNFVEYFLLKSCFFQGNKNKNVSKSYSPENIKQRIELVVECVGMLKTEYMDKEADDKFLFISSFIIQNISVLKRLLKFTYDSLPWEEMEFCLIVFISFLKPIEKAKNEIEKKVYEYEKYYRRNSWRFTNCVLTQSTILKHLGHFSLNLEKVANLTAINSVNKFLQFSRKENISAIIKTYPLFEDLLKDYAAVRDVYSLEVIKHYLEVAIAVDSKKTDGQLIISRTLQVLGENLKNTVESPKLSDNTCDILLLTLTKTTRSIVTGLRNALSHEHALQKRKELEGLNCDFYSSVQNDLNKLNPLVTDILRSLKRNLMKLCLQKLADCNSLEDYKHTLKSLRFGKSSDVSSSGTFDDTSEIKLLQKLIPQFFDTIGSLSASEEIVLHNLQQILNSKTENDFERAVIKSVKQCPIQNLELFYNGIMNTMIIEENDFPELKKLAKRDIKRLSIDVPEEYIRLIANSITSVYDAVKLRVSKDKFYEVTLLYYKILRVINYDMSTVTGITEMNYLLTSDKNAMFPRRMNHLEKYHEELKEKLELLHDAMGRIIDLKETSRKNIAAEVICETNLLIEVIMLDIMSILDSCRKFTNNPFYCDGNHPILGGKNLRNHLAHGNVLNDVLFNSNISILLNAKIFVMEDVTSWKKQLDRIVIGNPSNLKLKFEQNLEKLSNQAELFYALACGDLDLARSCIEKGADIEARDINLWTALHYASQASNTVTLEFIISEYPGLFFKSIEEMDVEGRIPLHIAAFKARKNSVEVLLKNNQISINAKDVCNKTALHIASQVGSEEVVEVLLKNGADTEIKDMCDYAPLHFAICHNHVGVTIELLKKEKNVDDNLSSSACTPLILAAEKGFSSIVTYLLQKGADVNRKNDLKSTPMHLAADWGHAEVLSILIQNGAEIDCQDDRGVTPLHCAVRNRHKSCVEVLLKNGAKINIRDYVGRIPIHFATYLGEQEIAKNLLRLGGSLNMWNYQGWTALHCAAYSGNVDLISTLVDKGATINVCTFMGLTPLHISAQFCNNQASKYLMEKGAGISCKDKKGRTPLHVASASGDVETVKFILKKKPNAVNDEDKKGWTALHHSCFNNHGCIVKILIEAEANINKQNNELKSPLHLAVENSNYQIIDSLTKQVGCELLKDLNGCTPLHYVVRCGQEKLFKLVASISNDVNVIDKYKRTALHYAVDSNQLKSVKHLVEMDCKIDAIDENGLTALATSVKYHYMDIVNYLLKKGANRYLNNGMIYFLAIDCEYRDILNVLLFPKHKTKNVLMKENIALLQRVAAVGNVAMFQDVVTLGLDVNAVTGSEHLSALHIASERGCYEIVKLLVQKNADVNIKTRKGDNALHLALAKGHVKIVWLLLAKGAIYDTPNSFNRIPLESAVLSKNLQLVRLFIEKKQLDVNYTNANGHTLLHLASEVGSFEIASYLIKKGADVNVLNKENLKPIHITVKHGNLSVMALLYKYMSLNQAANTVHVESLLHFAVTEEKFELVQYLISKKVNMNSSDDAGIMPLHVAAARGNFDLVKLLVENGSFYDLPDHLGRKPIDLAKTSKVINILRETENLMKAVKHNNILMVQQCIQNGAIVNALDKNNACPLIFVAYKGYLEIALVLLENKANPNTNGKNGFTPLHYASKFGHIEVAQILLKFGAIYNATSNNAKSPADLATNSKIYNLLNLIDRCFKEIEDRKRKFLAVLKNIKDVQTMAAIMNARNQNKKTLTTAAHHCKFQGAETLEILFCNFAFRQTAAHALYLSTDRKILNPRCNKVFDLPIVQDKFIHKLTESSKYHEALLICTDLLEDYRKMFGSDNIVVWVTQQHIAFILHQLQRYQESLRQFRELYELRKKVYGMFHKGNLDIKSWMALVLHRLDRNEEALKICEQIYEKQKKILGGNHLHVLQTEIHMALVLNALGEHEKALKMSRLTYVKYKQLAGSKHRTTLVALNNVGIILLAKDDLDEALKVFKKVHDGRRDVLGSEHRDTIRAYQNVANVLRQQKLLKEAERIFESILVYQASKLGLGDMETVFTLLHLAEINYELNKYMKAEKFYKEAYMTITLVLGDDHFLAKLIRIKLHSMEKYFEYTDMGFQN